In one bacterium BMS3Abin08 genomic region, the following are encoded:
- a CDS encoding YacP-like NYN domain protein has translation MALLIIDGYNVIGIHHRDLDARRKALIRMLIDYRRIRGHSITLVFDGHGGFSARENVKSEGGIRIIYSRISRKADDVIKEIIKKGEGSFIVVSSDREIADYAWGHGSVPVSSDDFLDKLEVVSGDEGAGGGVPEEMDAVEEKFIMDESPEMEGSSGRRIKGRAYTPTKRQKAVRRALKKL, from the coding sequence ATGGCCCTGCTGATTATAGACGGTTATAACGTGATAGGCATACATCACAGGGACCTCGATGCCAGGAGGAAGGCCCTCATAAGGATGCTGATCGACTACCGGAGGATCAGGGGGCACAGCATCACGCTGGTGTTTGACGGACATGGGGGGTTTTCCGCAAGGGAGAACGTAAAGAGTGAAGGGGGAATCAGGATAATTTACTCGAGGATTTCCAGGAAGGCCGATGATGTAATAAAGGAGATTATAAAAAAGGGAGAGGGGAGCTTTATCGTTGTCAGTTCCGACAGGGAGATTGCCGACTATGCCTGGGGCCACGGTTCCGTGCCGGTGAGTTCCGACGACTTTCTCGATAAACTCGAAGTGGTCTCAGGCGATGAAGGAGCAGGTGGCGGTGTTCCTGAGGAGATGGATGCTGTGGAGGAGAAGTTCATTATGGATGAGTCCCCGGAGATGGAGGGTTCCTCTGGTAGAAGGATAAAGGGGAGGGCCTACACACCAACGAAACGGCAGAAGGCTGTGCGGAGGGCGCTGAAAAAGCTCTGA